One genomic window of Caballeronia sp. SBC1 includes the following:
- a CDS encoding TetR/AcrR family transcriptional regulator, whose amino-acid sequence MGHSQADKLATHQRIVEVAARRFRERGIDGISVGDIMKEAGLTVGGFYKHFESRDALVTEAFILALQDIEHIQDALKTEPQRAISTYVSTSHRNNVGRGCPISALVNDVARAPDATREVFTERVSEILDLLAQSFPEAEDAQDKAVMIFSTWVGSIALARAVKDTNLSNRIIEGALAEVLKMYD is encoded by the coding sequence ATGGGGCACTCACAAGCTGACAAACTGGCCACGCATCAACGGATCGTGGAGGTCGCCGCGCGTCGTTTCCGCGAGCGCGGTATTGACGGAATTAGTGTCGGCGACATCATGAAAGAAGCCGGCTTGACCGTCGGCGGCTTCTACAAGCATTTCGAATCACGCGATGCGCTTGTGACGGAGGCCTTCATCCTCGCGCTGCAGGACATCGAGCATATTCAGGACGCGCTCAAGACGGAGCCTCAGCGCGCGATAAGCACCTACGTGTCTACCAGTCATCGGAACAACGTCGGCCGAGGTTGCCCGATTTCGGCGTTGGTCAACGACGTGGCGCGCGCTCCCGACGCAACTCGCGAGGTATTCACCGAACGTGTCAGTGAAATCCTCGATTTGCTCGCGCAGTCTTTTCCTGAAGCGGAAGACGCCCAGGATAAAGCGGTGATGATTTTTAGCACCTGGGTGGGTTCAATCGCACTCGCTCGCGCAGTGAAGGACACGAATCTGTCGAACAGGATAATCGAAGGAGCGCTGGCCGAAGTGCTCAAGATGTACGACTGA